One genomic region from Syntrophales bacterium encodes:
- a CDS encoding pyruvate kinase alpha/beta domain-containing protein: MAKKLTLYNDIPCRYFFKSGKKNTKAVMEAVSRRCRELSIGKVLVATCSGKTAFEALKALDPGIKIIAVTHVTGFVKPDFQELSDMDRQELQSKGVTVLTCQHVFGGVGRGVRRKLATYQVDEIMAYTLRIFGQGTKVAIELALMAADAGLVRTDEDVISIGGTAGGADTALVIQPANSADIFALKVKEVICKPAVF, translated from the coding sequence ATGGCGAAGAAATTAACTCTGTACAACGATATCCCCTGCCGTTATTTTTTTAAATCCGGTAAAAAGAACACGAAAGCGGTAATGGAAGCTGTTTCAAGACGGTGCAGGGAGCTTTCGATCGGAAAGGTCCTGGTTGCTACATGCAGTGGGAAGACCGCATTCGAGGCTTTAAAAGCCCTTGATCCAGGTATTAAGATCATTGCTGTAACCCATGTGACGGGGTTTGTGAAACCAGATTTTCAGGAGTTGAGCGACATGGACCGGCAGGAGTTACAATCAAAGGGCGTGACGGTGCTGACCTGCCAGCATGTCTTTGGCGGGGTTGGTCGTGGTGTGAGAAGGAAACTCGCCACATATCAGGTAGATGAAATTATGGCCTATACCCTTCGTATATTCGGCCAGGGCACCAAGGTGGCCATCGAATTGGCCCTGATGGCCGCTGATGCTGGTCTGGTGAGAACTGATGAAGATGTGATCTCTATCGGAGGCACTGCCGGCGGCGCCGATACCGCTCTGGTCATCCAACCGGCCAACAGCGCCGATATCTTTGCTCTAAAAGTGAAAGAGGTGATCTGCAAGCCTGCAGTGTTTTAA